One Desulfobulbus oligotrophicus DNA segment encodes these proteins:
- a CDS encoding HD domain-containing protein, translating into MLGIWPTIILGVALVLVGVAGVLVLRSEEQEPSFLEQMTLSALSQRWVRPKPFTRIEGVKHISELAHLWRNELVIAEGIEKSELVQPRSRSFAGQLRTWSFFKQAPGQRAVCLEILRLLDREGQCPSVVDVRGDVEAAWEQNTYQILGKTTLLDHSLNVAEQVVKLLSGHQAWHVIPDTMVAALGHDLGKLKSARGSLYALGEHPLAAGAIISAIPGFKELARKEDILRAIKMHHKLTEGLLGKTLKKADQQARQQELERWVGVEATEEIKESHQEKAKEKPPKQSSREAVQRVQADIYGETIDPAPSREEIAPPQRMDISGWFDAAGYLAMLKPYINRVEGRRFLAFSTADGLVYFQVKVLEEVARKQAQEGGCMEIATMAQDDPTMRQVLFSVVQHLRKEHEVIATHLIKASYFGGYFLVTRKFNTKMRGYYTPFHAEAFGSIAEMERTKPELLRDILDVSPYTGSDQVS; encoded by the coding sequence ATGCTGGGCATCTGGCCGACGATCATCCTGGGGGTGGCCTTGGTGTTGGTGGGCGTTGCCGGCGTACTGGTGCTGCGGAGTGAGGAGCAAGAACCCTCATTCCTGGAGCAAATGACGCTGAGTGCGCTCTCGCAGCGGTGGGTCCGACCCAAGCCGTTCACCCGGATAGAGGGGGTGAAGCATATCTCGGAGCTGGCCCACCTCTGGCGCAACGAGTTGGTGATTGCCGAAGGCATCGAGAAATCTGAACTGGTGCAGCCCCGCTCCCGTTCCTTTGCCGGCCAGTTGCGAACCTGGTCCTTCTTCAAGCAGGCCCCCGGGCAACGGGCGGTTTGCTTGGAGATCCTTCGCCTCCTCGACCGTGAAGGACAGTGCCCTTCGGTGGTCGATGTCCGGGGTGATGTGGAAGCTGCCTGGGAACAGAACACCTACCAGATCCTGGGCAAGACCACACTGCTTGATCATAGCCTCAATGTGGCTGAGCAGGTAGTCAAGCTGCTCTCGGGTCATCAGGCCTGGCATGTGATCCCGGATACCATGGTGGCCGCCCTGGGCCATGATCTGGGCAAACTCAAATCAGCGCGGGGCTCCCTCTATGCCCTGGGCGAGCATCCCCTGGCTGCCGGCGCCATCATTTCCGCCATTCCCGGGTTTAAGGAACTCGCCCGCAAGGAGGACATTCTCCGGGCCATCAAAATGCACCACAAGCTGACCGAGGGTCTATTGGGCAAGACTCTCAAGAAAGCTGATCAGCAGGCCCGGCAGCAGGAACTGGAGCGATGGGTGGGTGTGGAGGCAACCGAGGAAATCAAGGAGTCGCACCAAGAGAAAGCGAAAGAGAAGCCGCCAAAACAGTCATCCCGGGAAGCGGTGCAGCGGGTGCAGGCGGACATCTACGGGGAAACCATTGATCCTGCACCAAGCCGGGAAGAGATCGCACCGCCCCAGCGGATGGACATCTCCGGCTGGTTCGATGCCGCCGGCTACCTGGCCATGCTCAAGCCCTACATCAACCGGGTTGAAGGCCGGCGGTTTTTGGCCTTCTCCACGGCCGATGGTCTGGTCTATTTCCAGGTCAAGGTGCTGGAAGAGGTGGCCCGCAAACAGGCCCAAGAAGGCGGCTGCATGGAGATCGCCACCATGGCCCAGGATGATCCCACCATGCGCCAGGTGCTGTTTAGTGTTGTTCAGCATCTTCGTAAAGAGCATGAGGTGATTGCCACCCATTTGATCAAGGCCAGCTATTTCGGCGGCTACTTCCTGGTGACCAGGAAGTTCAACACAAAGATGCGGGGATACTACACTCCCTTTCATGCCGAGGCCTTTGGTTCCATTGCCGAGATGGAACGGACAAAACCGGAATTGCTCCGCGACATCCTCGATGTCAGTCCCTATACCGGCAGTGACCAGGTGAGCTGA
- a CDS encoding DNA polymerase III subunit alpha: MIALGLHSHFSLMQGTAGPRALCRDVREKGYGTLALTDTDNLYGLWPYLAACEQEGIRPIIGSEIRAGSYRLFCLAKDLDGYRNLCRLLTARHCEPGFDLASSLSTRHSGLVCLTPDRDLLRHCREIGAETYAAICGQPNQHNSELRRLARSLGLSAAAVQDSFFLSPDDAPVHRLLRAIDRNSSLCRLPQHEMLTMSSSFPAADEWRQRFNLWPECLSAAGRIAERCALRTPFAGLIMPPWPAEDPDAQLRTLAYAGARNRYDTPLAPAVTARLEHELAIIASMRFSSYFLVVHEIVGPVARTCGRGSGAASLVAYCLGITNVCPIRHNLYFERFLNPGRTDPPDIDIDFAWDERDQILASVLNRFGCHAAMVANHVTLQPRMAIRETAKVFGIPGGEISRITKKIPWIWRTDTAEDGYLEQLQRLPQLRGADLSDPWPEILRLAARISGVPRCLSVHPGGVIITPGPMCDHAPVQRAAKGVPIIQWEKDGAEEAGLVKIDLLGNRSLGVIRDAIDQVRRNGSTMDERRWIPEDDPATQDMVARGRTMGCFYIESPATRLLQQRSRHGDFEHVVLHSSIIRPAANEFIREYLRRLHGGAWEPLHPLVGGVLDETYGIMVYQEDVSRVAVAFGFSHADADRLRKIMSKKDKERQLRDYRERFFQAAAERGVNKEATGRIWAMMMSFDGYSFCKPHSASYARVSFQSAYLKAHYPAEFMAAVISNQGGFYSTFAYVSEARRLGLTILRPDANASEVSWQGQGKYLRVGLMAVAGLGSATAARVVTEARRRPFVSVFDFLGRVQPSVDESEALVHAGVLDGFQSIATANRGVLIWLLASWRKSTKQTGSLFPLDPAPPRLPPEDRLQRLRNEYRVLGFLCEHHPVTLFAPQRRQAGALTARELLSLPDRFISQRRPVRFLGWLITGKIVGTKKGDLMEFLSFEDETNLVECTLFAREYERYCHLLDRRGPLLLDGYLEEDFGARTLTIQQIAVPPRAIIQGG, encoded by the coding sequence ATGATCGCGCTTGGCCTCCATTCCCATTTTTCGCTCATGCAGGGCACGGCCGGCCCCAGGGCGCTGTGCCGCGATGTCAGAGAGAAGGGCTATGGCACCCTGGCTCTGACCGATACCGACAATCTCTATGGGCTATGGCCTTATCTTGCCGCCTGTGAGCAAGAAGGGATCAGGCCGATCATCGGCTCTGAGATCCGGGCCGGGTCCTACCGCCTGTTCTGCCTGGCAAAGGACCTAGATGGCTACCGCAACCTGTGCCGCCTCCTCACCGCCCGCCATTGCGAACCGGGGTTTGATCTTGCCTCTTCGTTGTCGACCCGGCATTCCGGACTGGTGTGCCTGACTCCAGACCGGGACCTGCTCCGACACTGCCGGGAGATCGGGGCCGAGACTTACGCAGCGATCTGCGGACAGCCTAACCAGCACAACAGCGAACTGCGCCGCCTGGCTCGCAGCCTGGGCCTGTCCGCCGCTGCCGTGCAGGACAGTTTTTTCCTCTCCCCTGATGATGCTCCCGTGCACCGCTTGCTACGGGCCATTGATCGCAACAGCTCCCTCTGTCGGCTGCCGCAACACGAGATGCTCACCATGTCCTCATCATTCCCGGCAGCGGATGAATGGCGGCAACGGTTCAACCTGTGGCCCGAATGCCTGTCTGCCGCAGGCCGGATCGCGGAGCGATGCGCCCTGCGCACCCCCTTTGCCGGCCTGATCATGCCCCCCTGGCCGGCAGAGGATCCTGACGCGCAACTCCGCACCTTGGCCTATGCCGGAGCCCGGAACCGTTACGATACGCCGCTTGCCCCGGCTGTAACCGCCCGCTTGGAGCATGAACTGGCGATCATCGCCTCTATGCGGTTCTCCTCCTATTTCTTGGTGGTACACGAAATTGTCGGCCCGGTGGCCCGCACCTGCGGCCGGGGTTCCGGCGCGGCCTCCCTGGTGGCCTACTGCCTGGGAATCACCAATGTCTGCCCCATCCGCCATAATCTCTATTTCGAACGCTTCCTCAATCCCGGCCGCACGGATCCGCCGGACATCGATATCGATTTCGCCTGGGACGAGCGGGATCAGATTCTGGCCTCGGTGCTCAACCGATTCGGCTGCCACGCTGCCATGGTAGCGAATCACGTGACCCTGCAGCCACGGATGGCCATCCGGGAAACGGCCAAGGTCTTCGGCATCCCCGGTGGCGAGATCAGCCGAATCACCAAAAAAATACCCTGGATCTGGCGGACGGACACAGCGGAAGACGGGTACCTTGAACAGCTGCAGCGCCTGCCTCAGTTGCGTGGGGCCGATCTCTCCGACCCCTGGCCGGAAATCCTCCGCCTGGCGGCCCGGATCAGCGGCGTGCCGCGCTGTCTTTCGGTTCATCCTGGCGGGGTCATCATTACCCCCGGCCCGATGTGCGATCATGCGCCGGTGCAGCGGGCCGCCAAAGGCGTGCCGATCATCCAGTGGGAAAAGGACGGGGCCGAAGAGGCCGGCTTGGTCAAGATCGACCTGCTCGGTAACCGCAGCCTGGGAGTGATCCGCGATGCCATCGATCAGGTCCGAAGAAACGGCTCCACCATGGATGAACGGCGTTGGATCCCCGAGGACGATCCGGCTACCCAGGACATGGTCGCCAGAGGTCGGACCATGGGCTGCTTCTACATTGAAAGCCCGGCCACCCGCCTCCTGCAGCAGCGGTCCCGGCACGGAGATTTCGAGCATGTGGTGCTCCACTCCTCGATCATCCGGCCTGCTGCCAACGAGTTCATCCGCGAATACCTGCGCCGCCTGCATGGCGGGGCGTGGGAGCCGCTCCATCCCCTGGTGGGTGGGGTGCTCGACGAGACCTACGGTATTATGGTGTATCAGGAGGACGTGTCACGGGTGGCAGTGGCGTTCGGTTTTTCCCATGCCGATGCCGACCGGCTGCGCAAGATCATGTCGAAAAAAGACAAGGAGCGGCAACTCAGGGATTATCGGGAGCGATTTTTCCAAGCTGCGGCGGAACGTGGTGTGAATAAGGAGGCTACCGGTCGCATCTGGGCCATGATGATGAGCTTCGACGGCTATTCCTTCTGCAAGCCCCATTCGGCGAGTTACGCCCGGGTTTCTTTCCAGTCGGCCTATCTCAAGGCCCATTATCCAGCCGAGTTCATGGCCGCGGTCATCTCCAACCAGGGCGGGTTTTATTCGACTTTCGCCTATGTCTCCGAAGCTCGCCGGTTGGGGTTGACCATCCTGCGGCCCGATGCCAACGCGAGTGAAGTGAGCTGGCAGGGACAGGGAAAGTATCTCCGGGTCGGCCTGATGGCCGTTGCCGGGCTTGGCAGCGCCACTGCGGCACGGGTTGTCACCGAAGCACGCCGGCGCCCCTTTGTCTCGGTCTTTGATTTTTTGGGCCGGGTGCAGCCTTCGGTTGATGAATCGGAAGCACTTGTCCACGCCGGGGTCCTGGATGGCTTTCAGTCGATCGCGACTGCTAACAGGGGGGTGTTGATTTGGCTGCTGGCCTCCTGGCGGAAGAGCACCAAGCAAACGGGTTCACTCTTCCCCCTTGATCCGGCACCACCACGGCTCCCCCCGGAAGACCGGTTGCAACGATTGCGCAACGAATACCGGGTACTGGGATTTCTGTGCGAGCACCACCCCGTCACCCTCTTTGCTCCCCAGAGGCGACAGGCTGGCGCCCTGACCGCCCGTGAACTACTCAGTCTCCCGGATCGTTTCATCAGTCAACGCCGGCCGGTTCGCTTTCTTGGCTGGCTGATCACCGGCAAGATCGTCGGCACCAAAAAGGGTGACCTTATGGAGTTCCTCAGCTTCGAAGATGAAACCAACCTGGTGGAGTGCACCTTGTTCGCCAGGGAATATGAGCGGTATTGCCATCTGCTGGACAGAAGAGGACCCTTGTTGCTCGATGGGTATCTGGAGGAAGATTTTGGGGCAAGGACTTTAACAATTCAACAGATCGCTGTGCCGCCAAGGGCCATCATTCAAGGGGGATAG
- a CDS encoding type IV secretory system conjugative DNA transfer family protein — translation MKSKDSSEPKERWTHIGTGVHLDYPQTVMELGVPDSHRKGHFWCFGTTRVGKTRIMEHIIEQDICKGYSVVAIDPKGDIDLFSKITQLAHETDRLDDLMLITPIFPQYSAILDPLSSYYMPEELVAHITAGVAIGREPYFFGVAYEVSLVVVQALIMLAEQAGTKPSFNLNDIKNHISHQDLEQLKEKIDYIDSPEAKQLSLDIQKILSTPADYYSKVASSLRVALTELTSGNVGKIIGKADENRFIQRLEEGKGIILVVQLGSLLTKRAAYTAGKVIISMIQAFVGRVYSSGRNVTPSLVLHIDEAQSVLYQGIEDLFAKAGGAGVFIHGYCQSISQLYAEVGEDRANTILDNCNTKMFMRVPDPSTANYVSEHLGEEKRFSPIISLGGNIAIRETEEVRIKPSEILKMKPRELFLITYSGTYKGVTADVETGRLKVIFPDLAAETIIKKQTKSG, via the coding sequence ATGAAGTCGAAAGATTCATCAGAGCCTAAGGAACGCTGGACCCATATCGGCACCGGGGTGCATCTTGATTATCCGCAGACAGTCATGGAACTGGGTGTTCCCGATAGCCACCGCAAAGGACATTTCTGGTGCTTCGGCACCACCCGGGTCGGCAAGACGCGGATCATGGAGCACATCATCGAGCAGGACATCTGCAAGGGGTATTCGGTGGTGGCCATCGATCCCAAGGGTGACATCGACCTGTTCTCCAAGATCACCCAACTGGCTCATGAGACCGACCGGCTCGATGACCTGATGCTGATCACCCCGATTTTTCCCCAGTACAGCGCCATCCTTGATCCATTGTCCTCCTACTACATGCCCGAGGAATTGGTGGCCCATATCACTGCCGGGGTGGCCATCGGCCGGGAACCCTACTTCTTCGGTGTGGCCTACGAGGTCAGCCTGGTGGTGGTCCAGGCCCTGATCATGTTGGCCGAGCAGGCCGGAACAAAACCCTCGTTCAATCTCAATGATATCAAAAACCACATCAGTCACCAGGACCTGGAACAGCTCAAGGAGAAGATCGATTATATCGACAGCCCGGAGGCCAAGCAGCTCTCCCTGGACATCCAGAAGATCCTCTCTACGCCGGCAGACTACTACTCCAAGGTGGCCAGTTCATTGCGGGTGGCGCTCACCGAGCTGACCTCAGGCAATGTCGGCAAGATCATCGGCAAGGCCGACGAGAATCGCTTCATTCAGCGGTTGGAAGAGGGCAAGGGCATCATTCTGGTGGTGCAGTTGGGATCACTGCTCACCAAGCGGGCCGCCTATACCGCCGGCAAGGTCATCATCTCCATGATCCAGGCCTTTGTTGGCCGAGTCTATTCTTCGGGAAGGAATGTGACCCCCTCGCTGGTGCTCCATATCGACGAGGCCCAGTCGGTCCTCTACCAGGGCATCGAGGACCTCTTTGCCAAGGCCGGCGGGGCCGGGGTGTTTATCCACGGCTACTGCCAGTCGATCAGCCAATTGTATGCCGAGGTGGGCGAGGATCGGGCCAACACTATCCTCGACAACTGCAACACCAAGATGTTCATGCGGGTGCCTGATCCCAGCACCGCCAATTATGTTTCCGAGCATCTGGGGGAAGAGAAGCGATTTTCGCCCATCATCTCGCTGGGTGGCAACATTGCTATTCGCGAGACCGAGGAGGTGCGGATCAAGCCGAGCGAAATCCTCAAGATGAAGCCCCGTGAACTCTTCCTCATCACCTACTCCGGGACCTACAAGGGGGTGACCGCCGACGTTGAAACGGGCAGGCTCAAGGTGATCTTTCCGGACCTGGCAGCAGAGACGATCATCAAAAAGCAAACTAAGAGCGGCTGA
- the lexA gene encoding transcriptional repressor LexA, which produces MHNPDTLTPRQHDFLVYLQERMQRGKKMPTLREAAKEQGISHAAVASLFRALQDKGFLKRNGRYSRTVVLQGETAPKLTSMSRMVPIIGEVAAGLPLYAQQEWAGSLLVDGTVFRGEHLFALRVQGDSMKKVGILDNDLAICEPRQFAANGEIVVALINNEEATVKRFFYKGDHIDLQPENDDFSVMSFSLGEVLIQGKVIGIQRGPEQLAAL; this is translated from the coding sequence ATGCACAATCCAGACACATTGACACCCCGGCAGCATGATTTTCTTGTTTACCTCCAGGAGCGGATGCAACGTGGGAAAAAGATGCCCACCCTGCGTGAGGCCGCCAAGGAACAGGGCATCAGCCATGCGGCCGTGGCCAGCCTGTTCCGGGCGCTGCAGGACAAGGGGTTCCTTAAACGCAATGGCCGCTACAGTCGCACCGTCGTGTTACAAGGCGAAACTGCTCCCAAACTGACCTCGATGAGCCGGATGGTGCCCATCATCGGCGAGGTGGCGGCCGGCCTGCCGCTCTATGCCCAGCAGGAATGGGCCGGAAGCCTATTGGTCGATGGTACGGTCTTTCGGGGGGAGCACCTGTTTGCCCTGCGTGTCCAGGGGGATTCGATGAAGAAGGTCGGCATCCTCGACAATGACCTGGCCATCTGTGAGCCGAGGCAGTTCGCTGCCAATGGCGAGATCGTGGTCGCCCTGATTAACAACGAGGAGGCCACGGTCAAACGGTTCTTCTATAAAGGGGACCACATCGATCTCCAGCCGGAGAACGATGACTTTTCGGTCATGTCCTTTTCTCTGGGCGAAGTCCTGATCCAGGGCAAGGTCATCGGCATCCAGCGCGGACCCGAGCAATTGGCAGCTCTCTAG
- a CDS encoding DNA polymerase Y family protein: MERRIIHLNIADFSVAVERVLDTTLKGKPLIIAEPSPRAVVFDMSDEAYADGVRKGMLLAMARRRCRSALVLAPRPEQYSKALNRCLEHALHYTPLVERSCGNGHLFLDVTGTHRLFGPAPDIGWRLRNTLRRDLGLDPIWSIGSNKLVAKVASRLVKPRGEYIVGGGEETPFLAPLPLGLLPGIPPADLLRLQHVNIHRVHQATALSSQELSVLCDHRAHHIYHLVRGIDPSPVQPAGPPGSAYTHLHIFSPDTNQEPVVRAALATLAQLAGHGLRQRHLGCRRVAVTLLYSDGVVTTRQAVTKTPEGDDPALQQLALTALYRGWHRRVRLRQITIACSLIQHPVEQLSLFATADPGLHKNKRLSEAFDAIRALYGQDKILRGCRQPLQERTAASLQ; the protein is encoded by the coding sequence ATGGAACGCCGGATCATCCATCTCAACATCGCCGACTTCAGCGTGGCGGTGGAGCGGGTTCTCGACACGACCCTTAAAGGGAAACCGCTGATCATCGCTGAACCTTCTCCCCGCGCCGTAGTCTTCGACATGAGCGACGAGGCCTATGCCGACGGCGTCCGCAAGGGCATGCTGCTCGCCATGGCCCGTCGCCGCTGTCGTTCCGCCCTGGTCCTGGCTCCCCGCCCGGAACAGTATTCCAAAGCCCTGAACCGCTGCCTGGAGCACGCCCTGCACTATACCCCCCTGGTGGAACGCTCCTGCGGCAACGGCCACTTGTTCCTCGATGTCACCGGTACCCACCGGCTGTTCGGCCCGGCGCCGGACATCGGCTGGCGGCTGCGCAACACCCTGCGCCGAGACCTGGGGCTGGATCCCATCTGGTCAATCGGTTCAAACAAGCTGGTGGCCAAGGTGGCCAGCCGGTTGGTGAAGCCACGGGGGGAGTACATCGTCGGCGGAGGCGAAGAGACACCTTTCCTCGCTCCGTTGCCCCTGGGCCTGCTACCAGGAATCCCCCCCGCCGACCTGCTCCGGCTGCAGCATGTCAATATCCACAGAGTGCATCAGGCGACCGCGCTCTCGTCGCAGGAGTTGAGTGTGCTGTGCGATCACCGGGCACACCACATCTACCATCTTGTCCGGGGGATCGATCCCAGCCCGGTCCAGCCAGCCGGCCCTCCAGGTTCCGCCTATACGCACCTGCACATTTTTTCCCCTGATACCAACCAGGAACCTGTGGTGCGGGCCGCCCTCGCCACCCTGGCCCAACTGGCTGGACATGGATTGCGCCAACGCCATCTGGGCTGCCGCCGGGTGGCGGTAACCCTGCTCTATTCCGACGGGGTCGTGACAACCCGCCAGGCTGTGACCAAGACACCGGAGGGCGATGACCCGGCGCTCCAGCAACTGGCCCTCACCGCCCTCTATCGCGGCTGGCATCGGCGGGTCCGGCTGCGGCAGATCACCATCGCCTGTTCCCTGATCCAGCACCCGGTGGAGCAACTGTCCCTCTTTGCGACTGCCGATCCAGGGCTGCACAAGAACAAGCGACTCAGTGAAGCCTTTGACGCCATTCGAGCCCTCTACGGCCAGGACAAGATCCTGCGCGGCTGCCGGCAGCCACTCCAAGAGCGGACGGCGGCATCACTCCAATGA
- a CDS encoding DUF72 domain-containing protein: MAVDSPVYVGTCGFSYPEWIEAGIYPPGTKSARMLELYRNLFPVVELNYTWYQMVRTETMERMLAGDGAGLLYCAKLTRTMTHEVEDNWRSQAELYRHGIQPLLTSGRLLSVLVQLPPFFHRTTKNRSYLASLLDALQPLPLAVEFRHHSWAQDSVFKGLEQRRITLVSVDAPSLPYLFPSLDVVTNPELFYLRLHGRNSRGWRSRSKQQQFNYDYTEEDLAQWSRDRVPRMRKACNTGVILFNNHVAGQAVRNARTMARMIS; this comes from the coding sequence ATGGCAGTGGATTCCCCGGTCTATGTCGGCACCTGCGGATTTTCCTACCCGGAATGGATCGAAGCCGGTATCTACCCGCCCGGCACTAAATCCGCCCGGATGCTGGAACTGTACCGCAACCTGTTCCCGGTGGTGGAACTCAACTATACCTGGTACCAGATGGTCCGGACTGAGACCATGGAACGGATGCTGGCCGGCGATGGCGCAGGGCTGCTCTACTGCGCCAAACTCACCCGCACCATGACGCATGAGGTCGAGGACAATTGGCGATCCCAAGCGGAACTCTACCGGCATGGCATTCAGCCTTTGCTCACCAGCGGCCGGCTGCTCAGCGTGCTGGTGCAGCTTCCTCCTTTTTTTCATCGGACCACCAAGAACCGCTCTTACCTGGCCAGCCTCCTCGACGCCCTCCAGCCCTTGCCGCTGGCCGTGGAGTTCCGCCACCATTCCTGGGCACAGGACAGTGTTTTCAAGGGGCTGGAACAGCGCCGCATCACGCTGGTGAGTGTCGACGCTCCCTCGCTGCCCTATCTGTTCCCGTCTCTTGACGTGGTCACCAACCCGGAACTGTTCTATCTCCGCCTCCATGGCCGCAACAGCCGGGGCTGGCGCTCTAGGTCCAAACAGCAGCAGTTCAATTACGACTATACCGAAGAGGACCTGGCCCAGTGGAGCCGGGATCGTGTCCCACGGATGCGGAAGGCCTGCAACACCGGCGTTATCCTCTTCAACAACCATGTTGCAGGGCAAGCGGTGCGCAACGCCCGGACCATGGCCCGGATGATTTCTTGA
- a CDS encoding single-stranded DNA-binding protein translates to MLNKTMLIGNLGADVDTRYTKTQVAVATFRIATTERWKDNEGKLQESTEWHRIVAFGRLAEICSEYLSKGSKVYLEGRLQTRKWQDTEGVTRFTTEIIAREMKMLGGGERTDIPAPTEDGQDPPLSDDVPF, encoded by the coding sequence ATGTTGAACAAGACCATGCTGATCGGCAATTTAGGCGCGGACGTTGACACCCGCTACACCAAGACCCAGGTCGCCGTGGCCACCTTCCGCATCGCCACCACCGAACGGTGGAAGGATAACGAAGGCAAGCTGCAGGAGTCGACCGAATGGCATCGTATCGTTGCCTTCGGCCGCCTGGCCGAGATCTGCTCCGAGTACCTCTCGAAAGGCTCCAAGGTCTACCTGGAAGGCCGTTTGCAGACCCGCAAATGGCAGGACACGGAAGGTGTCACCCGCTTCACCACGGAGATCATAGCCCGTGAGATGAAAATGCTGGGCGGCGGCGAACGAACCGATATTCCGGCCCCAACGGAAGACGGCCAGGATCCGCCTCTCTCCGACGACGTGCCGTTCTGA